In the genome of Ictalurus furcatus strain D&B chromosome 13, Billie_1.0, whole genome shotgun sequence, one region contains:
- the mpp2b gene encoding MAGUK p55 subfamily member 2b isoform X3, translated as MPVASSSSDSAMHSVLDTLSDSTGSTMANDLDLIFLKGIMESPVAHEQFEEPKLEAVRENNVELVQDILKDLTPLTQQSQAAHELARILSEPHFQSLLETHDSVASKSYETPPPSPCVFMDPAFNNQPVPPDAVRMVGIRKVSGEHLGVTFRVEGGELVIARILHGGMIDQQGLLHVGDIIKEVNGKEVGSDPKVLQDMLKEASGSVVLKILPSYQEPHTPRQAFVKCHFDYDPAHDNLIPCKEAGLRFHSGEILQIFNQDDPNWWQACHLEGGSAGLIPSQLLEEKRKAFVKRDLELNTAGPLCAGMGGKKKKRMMYLTTKNAEFDRHELLIYEEVAKVPPFRRKTLVLIGAQGVGRRNLKNKLLMSQPHRYGTTTPYTSRKPKVDEKEGQMYLFMSRSEMEADIKSGRFLEHGEYDGNLYGTKINSIHEVIESGKVCILDVNPQALKVLRTAEFLPYVVFIEAPDFEVLKDMNRSAIEARVVTKQLTDCELKRTVEESERIQRAYGHYFDLTIVNDNLDAAYRSLKVALERLSAEHQWVPVSWVF; from the exons CGATGCACAGCGTCCTGGACACACTGAGCGACAGCACCGGCTCCACCATGGCCAACGATCTGGACCTCATCTTCCTGAAGGGCATCATGGAGAGTCCTGTG GCCCACGAGCAGTTCGAGGAGCCGAAGCTGGAGGCAGTGAGGGAGAACAACGTGGAACTGGTGCAGGACATCCTGAAAGATCTCACACCGCTCACCCAACAAAGCCAGGCAGCACATGAACTTGCCCGCATACTCAGTGAGCCACACTTTCAg TCCCTGCTGGAAACGCACGACTCTGTAGCCTCCAAAAGCTACGAGACTCCACCACCCAGCCCCTGTGTCTTCATGGACCCTGCCTTCAACAACCAGCCCGTCCCTCCCGATGCTGTCAGGATGGTCGGCATACGCAAAGTCTCCGGAGAACATCTG GGCGTGACGTTCCGCGTGGAGGGCGGAGAGCTGGTGATCGCACGCATCCTGCATGGCGGTATGATCGATCAGCAGGGCCTCCTGCACGTCGGTGACATCATCAAAGAGGTCAACGGGAAGGAGGTGGGCAGCGACCCCAAAGTGCTGCAGGACATGCTAAAGGAGGCCAGCGGCAGTGTCGTGCTTAAGATCCTGCCCAGTTACCAGGAACCGCACACACCCCGCCAG GCGTTCGTGAAATGCCACTTCGATTACGACCCCGCTCACGATAATCTGATCCCCTGCAAGGAGGCTGGACTTCGGTTCCACAGCGGCGAAATCCTGCAGATCTTCAACCAGGATGACCCGAACTGGTGGCAG GCGTGTCACCTGGAGGGCGGCAGCGCGGGTCTCATCCCCAGCCAGCTGCttgaggagaagagaaaagcGTTCGTAAAGAGAGACCTGGAGCTAAACACGGCAG GACCTCTGTGTGCAGGCATGggtgggaagaagaagaagagaatgaTGTACCTGACCACCAAGAATGCAG aGTTTGACCGACACGAGCTGCTGATCTACGAGGAAGTGGCGAAAGTGCCGCCGTTCCGGAGAAAGACCCTGGTGCTGATCGGCGCCCAGGGAGTCGGACGGCGGAACCTGAAAAACAAGCTGCTGATGTCACAACCTCATCGCTACGGCACAACGACACCCT ACACGTCCCGTAAGCCCAAAGTGGACGAGAAGGAGGGACAGATGTACCTGTTCATGTCGCGCAGCGAGATGGAGGCGGACATCAAGAGCGGCCGCTTCCTGGAGCACGGCGAGTACGACGGTAACCTGTACGGCACCAAGATCAACTCCATCCACGAGGTCATCGAGTCCGGAAAGGTCTGCATCCTGGACGTCAACCCGCAG GCTCTCAAAGTGCTGCGGACAGCGGAGTTCCTGCCCTACGTCGTGTTCATTGAAGCCCCTGACTTCGAAGTGCTCAAGGACATGAACAGATCTGCGATCGAGGCCAGAGTCGTCACCAAACAGCTCACT gaCTGCGAGCTGAAGAGGACGGTGGAGGAGAGCGAGAGGATCCAGAGAGCTTACGGTCACTACTTCGACCTCACCATCGTCAACGATAACCTGGACGCCGCGTATCGCAGCCTGAAGGTGGCGCTAGAGAGACTGAGCGCCGAGCACCAGTGGGTTCCTGTGAGCTGGGTTTTCTGA
- the mpp2b gene encoding MAGUK p55 subfamily member 2b isoform X1, producing MAGSLFNRLSLEEAGSLNSLRSPGAMHSVLDTLSDSTGSTMANDLDLIFLKGIMESPVAHEQFEEPKLEAVRENNVELVQDILKDLTPLTQQSQAAHELARILSEPHFQSLLETHDSVASKSYETPPPSPCVFMDPAFNNQPVPPDAVRMVGIRKVSGEHLGVTFRVEGGELVIARILHGGMIDQQGLLHVGDIIKEVNGKEVGSDPKVLQDMLKEASGSVVLKILPSYQEPHTPRQAFVKCHFDYDPAHDNLIPCKEAGLRFHSGEILQIFNQDDPNWWQACHLEGGSAGLIPSQLLEEKRKAFVKRDLELNTAGPLCAGMGGKKKKRMMYLTTKNAEFDRHELLIYEEVAKVPPFRRKTLVLIGAQGVGRRNLKNKLLMSQPHRYGTTTPYTSRKPKVDEKEGQMYLFMSRSEMEADIKSGRFLEHGEYDGNLYGTKINSIHEVIESGKVCILDVNPQALKVLRTAEFLPYVVFIEAPDFEVLKDMNRSAIEARVVTKQLTDCELKRTVEESERIQRAYGHYFDLTIVNDNLDAAYRSLKVALERLSAEHQWVPVSWVF from the exons CGATGCACAGCGTCCTGGACACACTGAGCGACAGCACCGGCTCCACCATGGCCAACGATCTGGACCTCATCTTCCTGAAGGGCATCATGGAGAGTCCTGTG GCCCACGAGCAGTTCGAGGAGCCGAAGCTGGAGGCAGTGAGGGAGAACAACGTGGAACTGGTGCAGGACATCCTGAAAGATCTCACACCGCTCACCCAACAAAGCCAGGCAGCACATGAACTTGCCCGCATACTCAGTGAGCCACACTTTCAg TCCCTGCTGGAAACGCACGACTCTGTAGCCTCCAAAAGCTACGAGACTCCACCACCCAGCCCCTGTGTCTTCATGGACCCTGCCTTCAACAACCAGCCCGTCCCTCCCGATGCTGTCAGGATGGTCGGCATACGCAAAGTCTCCGGAGAACATCTG GGCGTGACGTTCCGCGTGGAGGGCGGAGAGCTGGTGATCGCACGCATCCTGCATGGCGGTATGATCGATCAGCAGGGCCTCCTGCACGTCGGTGACATCATCAAAGAGGTCAACGGGAAGGAGGTGGGCAGCGACCCCAAAGTGCTGCAGGACATGCTAAAGGAGGCCAGCGGCAGTGTCGTGCTTAAGATCCTGCCCAGTTACCAGGAACCGCACACACCCCGCCAG GCGTTCGTGAAATGCCACTTCGATTACGACCCCGCTCACGATAATCTGATCCCCTGCAAGGAGGCTGGACTTCGGTTCCACAGCGGCGAAATCCTGCAGATCTTCAACCAGGATGACCCGAACTGGTGGCAG GCGTGTCACCTGGAGGGCGGCAGCGCGGGTCTCATCCCCAGCCAGCTGCttgaggagaagagaaaagcGTTCGTAAAGAGAGACCTGGAGCTAAACACGGCAG GACCTCTGTGTGCAGGCATGggtgggaagaagaagaagagaatgaTGTACCTGACCACCAAGAATGCAG aGTTTGACCGACACGAGCTGCTGATCTACGAGGAAGTGGCGAAAGTGCCGCCGTTCCGGAGAAAGACCCTGGTGCTGATCGGCGCCCAGGGAGTCGGACGGCGGAACCTGAAAAACAAGCTGCTGATGTCACAACCTCATCGCTACGGCACAACGACACCCT ACACGTCCCGTAAGCCCAAAGTGGACGAGAAGGAGGGACAGATGTACCTGTTCATGTCGCGCAGCGAGATGGAGGCGGACATCAAGAGCGGCCGCTTCCTGGAGCACGGCGAGTACGACGGTAACCTGTACGGCACCAAGATCAACTCCATCCACGAGGTCATCGAGTCCGGAAAGGTCTGCATCCTGGACGTCAACCCGCAG GCTCTCAAAGTGCTGCGGACAGCGGAGTTCCTGCCCTACGTCGTGTTCATTGAAGCCCCTGACTTCGAAGTGCTCAAGGACATGAACAGATCTGCGATCGAGGCCAGAGTCGTCACCAAACAGCTCACT gaCTGCGAGCTGAAGAGGACGGTGGAGGAGAGCGAGAGGATCCAGAGAGCTTACGGTCACTACTTCGACCTCACCATCGTCAACGATAACCTGGACGCCGCGTATCGCAGCCTGAAGGTGGCGCTAGAGAGACTGAGCGCCGAGCACCAGTGGGTTCCTGTGAGCTGGGTTTTCTGA
- the mpp2b gene encoding MAGUK p55 subfamily member 2b isoform X2: MAGSLFNRLSLEEAGSLNSLRSPGAMHSVLDTLSDSTGSTMANDLDLIFLKGIMESPVAHEQFEEPKLEAVRENNVELVQDILKDLTPLTQQSQAAHELARILSEPHFQSLLETHDSVASKSYETPPPSPCVFMDPAFNNQPVPPDAVRMVGIRKVSGEHLGVTFRVEGGELVIARILHGGMIDQQGLLHVGDIIKEVNGKEVGSDPKVLQDMLKEASGSVVLKILPSYQEPHTPRQAFVKCHFDYDPAHDNLIPCKEAGLRFHSGEILQIFNQDDPNWWQACHLEGGSAGLIPSQLLEEKRKAFVKRDLELNTAGMGGKKKKRMMYLTTKNAEFDRHELLIYEEVAKVPPFRRKTLVLIGAQGVGRRNLKNKLLMSQPHRYGTTTPYTSRKPKVDEKEGQMYLFMSRSEMEADIKSGRFLEHGEYDGNLYGTKINSIHEVIESGKVCILDVNPQALKVLRTAEFLPYVVFIEAPDFEVLKDMNRSAIEARVVTKQLTDCELKRTVEESERIQRAYGHYFDLTIVNDNLDAAYRSLKVALERLSAEHQWVPVSWVF, from the exons CGATGCACAGCGTCCTGGACACACTGAGCGACAGCACCGGCTCCACCATGGCCAACGATCTGGACCTCATCTTCCTGAAGGGCATCATGGAGAGTCCTGTG GCCCACGAGCAGTTCGAGGAGCCGAAGCTGGAGGCAGTGAGGGAGAACAACGTGGAACTGGTGCAGGACATCCTGAAAGATCTCACACCGCTCACCCAACAAAGCCAGGCAGCACATGAACTTGCCCGCATACTCAGTGAGCCACACTTTCAg TCCCTGCTGGAAACGCACGACTCTGTAGCCTCCAAAAGCTACGAGACTCCACCACCCAGCCCCTGTGTCTTCATGGACCCTGCCTTCAACAACCAGCCCGTCCCTCCCGATGCTGTCAGGATGGTCGGCATACGCAAAGTCTCCGGAGAACATCTG GGCGTGACGTTCCGCGTGGAGGGCGGAGAGCTGGTGATCGCACGCATCCTGCATGGCGGTATGATCGATCAGCAGGGCCTCCTGCACGTCGGTGACATCATCAAAGAGGTCAACGGGAAGGAGGTGGGCAGCGACCCCAAAGTGCTGCAGGACATGCTAAAGGAGGCCAGCGGCAGTGTCGTGCTTAAGATCCTGCCCAGTTACCAGGAACCGCACACACCCCGCCAG GCGTTCGTGAAATGCCACTTCGATTACGACCCCGCTCACGATAATCTGATCCCCTGCAAGGAGGCTGGACTTCGGTTCCACAGCGGCGAAATCCTGCAGATCTTCAACCAGGATGACCCGAACTGGTGGCAG GCGTGTCACCTGGAGGGCGGCAGCGCGGGTCTCATCCCCAGCCAGCTGCttgaggagaagagaaaagcGTTCGTAAAGAGAGACCTGGAGCTAAACACGGCAG GCATGggtgggaagaagaagaagagaatgaTGTACCTGACCACCAAGAATGCAG aGTTTGACCGACACGAGCTGCTGATCTACGAGGAAGTGGCGAAAGTGCCGCCGTTCCGGAGAAAGACCCTGGTGCTGATCGGCGCCCAGGGAGTCGGACGGCGGAACCTGAAAAACAAGCTGCTGATGTCACAACCTCATCGCTACGGCACAACGACACCCT ACACGTCCCGTAAGCCCAAAGTGGACGAGAAGGAGGGACAGATGTACCTGTTCATGTCGCGCAGCGAGATGGAGGCGGACATCAAGAGCGGCCGCTTCCTGGAGCACGGCGAGTACGACGGTAACCTGTACGGCACCAAGATCAACTCCATCCACGAGGTCATCGAGTCCGGAAAGGTCTGCATCCTGGACGTCAACCCGCAG GCTCTCAAAGTGCTGCGGACAGCGGAGTTCCTGCCCTACGTCGTGTTCATTGAAGCCCCTGACTTCGAAGTGCTCAAGGACATGAACAGATCTGCGATCGAGGCCAGAGTCGTCACCAAACAGCTCACT gaCTGCGAGCTGAAGAGGACGGTGGAGGAGAGCGAGAGGATCCAGAGAGCTTACGGTCACTACTTCGACCTCACCATCGTCAACGATAACCTGGACGCCGCGTATCGCAGCCTGAAGGTGGCGCTAGAGAGACTGAGCGCCGAGCACCAGTGGGTTCCTGTGAGCTGGGTTTTCTGA
- the mpp2b gene encoding MAGUK p55 subfamily member 2b isoform X4 — protein MHSVLDTLSDSTGSTMANDLDLIFLKGIMESPVAHEQFEEPKLEAVRENNVELVQDILKDLTPLTQQSQAAHELARILSEPHFQSLLETHDSVASKSYETPPPSPCVFMDPAFNNQPVPPDAVRMVGIRKVSGEHLGVTFRVEGGELVIARILHGGMIDQQGLLHVGDIIKEVNGKEVGSDPKVLQDMLKEASGSVVLKILPSYQEPHTPRQAFVKCHFDYDPAHDNLIPCKEAGLRFHSGEILQIFNQDDPNWWQACHLEGGSAGLIPSQLLEEKRKAFVKRDLELNTAGPLCAGMGGKKKKRMMYLTTKNAEFDRHELLIYEEVAKVPPFRRKTLVLIGAQGVGRRNLKNKLLMSQPHRYGTTTPYTSRKPKVDEKEGQMYLFMSRSEMEADIKSGRFLEHGEYDGNLYGTKINSIHEVIESGKVCILDVNPQALKVLRTAEFLPYVVFIEAPDFEVLKDMNRSAIEARVVTKQLTDCELKRTVEESERIQRAYGHYFDLTIVNDNLDAAYRSLKVALERLSAEHQWVPVSWVF, from the exons ATGCACAGCGTCCTGGACACACTGAGCGACAGCACCGGCTCCACCATGGCCAACGATCTGGACCTCATCTTCCTGAAGGGCATCATGGAGAGTCCTGTG GCCCACGAGCAGTTCGAGGAGCCGAAGCTGGAGGCAGTGAGGGAGAACAACGTGGAACTGGTGCAGGACATCCTGAAAGATCTCACACCGCTCACCCAACAAAGCCAGGCAGCACATGAACTTGCCCGCATACTCAGTGAGCCACACTTTCAg TCCCTGCTGGAAACGCACGACTCTGTAGCCTCCAAAAGCTACGAGACTCCACCACCCAGCCCCTGTGTCTTCATGGACCCTGCCTTCAACAACCAGCCCGTCCCTCCCGATGCTGTCAGGATGGTCGGCATACGCAAAGTCTCCGGAGAACATCTG GGCGTGACGTTCCGCGTGGAGGGCGGAGAGCTGGTGATCGCACGCATCCTGCATGGCGGTATGATCGATCAGCAGGGCCTCCTGCACGTCGGTGACATCATCAAAGAGGTCAACGGGAAGGAGGTGGGCAGCGACCCCAAAGTGCTGCAGGACATGCTAAAGGAGGCCAGCGGCAGTGTCGTGCTTAAGATCCTGCCCAGTTACCAGGAACCGCACACACCCCGCCAG GCGTTCGTGAAATGCCACTTCGATTACGACCCCGCTCACGATAATCTGATCCCCTGCAAGGAGGCTGGACTTCGGTTCCACAGCGGCGAAATCCTGCAGATCTTCAACCAGGATGACCCGAACTGGTGGCAG GCGTGTCACCTGGAGGGCGGCAGCGCGGGTCTCATCCCCAGCCAGCTGCttgaggagaagagaaaagcGTTCGTAAAGAGAGACCTGGAGCTAAACACGGCAG GACCTCTGTGTGCAGGCATGggtgggaagaagaagaagagaatgaTGTACCTGACCACCAAGAATGCAG aGTTTGACCGACACGAGCTGCTGATCTACGAGGAAGTGGCGAAAGTGCCGCCGTTCCGGAGAAAGACCCTGGTGCTGATCGGCGCCCAGGGAGTCGGACGGCGGAACCTGAAAAACAAGCTGCTGATGTCACAACCTCATCGCTACGGCACAACGACACCCT ACACGTCCCGTAAGCCCAAAGTGGACGAGAAGGAGGGACAGATGTACCTGTTCATGTCGCGCAGCGAGATGGAGGCGGACATCAAGAGCGGCCGCTTCCTGGAGCACGGCGAGTACGACGGTAACCTGTACGGCACCAAGATCAACTCCATCCACGAGGTCATCGAGTCCGGAAAGGTCTGCATCCTGGACGTCAACCCGCAG GCTCTCAAAGTGCTGCGGACAGCGGAGTTCCTGCCCTACGTCGTGTTCATTGAAGCCCCTGACTTCGAAGTGCTCAAGGACATGAACAGATCTGCGATCGAGGCCAGAGTCGTCACCAAACAGCTCACT gaCTGCGAGCTGAAGAGGACGGTGGAGGAGAGCGAGAGGATCCAGAGAGCTTACGGTCACTACTTCGACCTCACCATCGTCAACGATAACCTGGACGCCGCGTATCGCAGCCTGAAGGTGGCGCTAGAGAGACTGAGCGCCGAGCACCAGTGGGTTCCTGTGAGCTGGGTTTTCTGA
- the psmc5 gene encoding 26S proteasome regulatory subunit 8 isoform X2: protein MELEDSKGGSGLRQYYLSKIEELQLTVNEKSQNLRRLQAQRNELNAKVRLLREELQLLQEQGSYVGEVVRAMDKKKVLVKVHPEGKFVVDVDKNIDINDVTPNCRVALRNDSYTLHKILPNKVDPLVSLMMVEKVPDSTYEMIGGLDKQIKEIKEVIELPVKHPELFEALGIAQPKGVLLYGPPGTGKTLLARAVAHHTDCTFIRVSGSELVQKFIGEGARMVRELFVMAREHAPSIIFMDEIDSIGSSRLEGGSGGDSEVQRTMLELLNQLDGFEATKNIKVIMATNRIDILDSALLRPGRIDRKIEFPPPNEEARLDILKIHSRKMNLTRGINLRKIAELMPGASGAEVKGVCTEAGMYALRERRVHVTQEDFEMAVAKVMQKDSEKNMSIKKLWK, encoded by the exons ATGGAGTTGGAGGACAGTAAAGGAGGCTCAGGTCTCCGGCAGTATTACCTGTCCAAAATCGAGGAGTTACAG CTGACCGTGAACGAGAAGAGCCAGAATCTCCGGCGTCTGCAGGCCCAGAGGAACGAGCTCAATGCTAAAG TGCGTCTGCTTCGTGAGGAGCTGCAGCTGCTGCAGGAACAGGGCTCGTACGTGGGCGAGGTGGTCCGAGCCATGGACAAGAAGAAAGTGCTGGTGAAG GTTCACCCCGAGGGGAAATTCGTGGTGGACGTGGATAAGAACATCGACATTAACGAC GTGACCCCGAACTGCCGGGTAGCGCTGCGTAACGACAGCTACACACTGCACAAGATCCTCCCCAACAAGGTGGACCCTCTGGTGTCGCTCATGATGGTTGAGAAG GTGCCTGACTCTACCTATGAGATGATCGGTGGTCTGGACAAGCAGATCAAAGAGATCAAGGAGGTGATCGAGCTGCCCGTCAAGCACCCAGAGCTCTTCGAGGCCCTCGGAATCGCACAGCCGAAG GGGGTGCTGCTGTACGGCCCTCCCGGTACCGGGAAGACGCTGCTGGCCCGAGCCGTGGCTCACCACACCGACTGCACCTTCATCCGCGTGTCCGGCTCCGAGCTCGTGCAGAAGTTCATCGGAGAGG GCGCGCGAATGGTGCGTGAGCTCTTCGTGATGGCACGTGAGCATGCGCCATCCATCATCTTCATGGACGAGATCGACTCCATCGGCTCCTCGCGTCTCGAGGGAGGCTCCGGCGGAGACAGCGAGGTGCAGCGCACCATGCTCGAGCTCCTCAACCAGCTCGACGGCTTCGAGGCCACCAAGAACATCAAG GTCATCATGGCCACCAACCGCATAGACATCCTCGACTCGGCTCTGCTCCGGCCCGGACGCATCGACCGGAAGATCGAGTTCCCTCCTCCCAACGAGGAG GCCCGTCTGGACATCCTGAAGATCCATTCGCGCAAAATGAATCTGACGCGTGGCATCAACCTTCGCAAAATCGCTGAGCTCATGCCAGGGGCATCGGGTGCTGAGGTTAAG GGCGTTTGTACAGAAGCCGGCATGTACGCCCTGCGAGAGAGGAGGGTCCACGTCACCCAGGAAGATTTCGAGATGGCTGTCGCGAAG GTGATGCAGAAGGACAGCGAGAAGAACATGTCTATCAAGAAGCTCTGGAAGTAG
- the psmc5 gene encoding 26S proteasome regulatory subunit 8 isoform X1, which translates to MALDGINHMELEDSKGGSGLRQYYLSKIEELQLTVNEKSQNLRRLQAQRNELNAKVRLLREELQLLQEQGSYVGEVVRAMDKKKVLVKVHPEGKFVVDVDKNIDINDVTPNCRVALRNDSYTLHKILPNKVDPLVSLMMVEKVPDSTYEMIGGLDKQIKEIKEVIELPVKHPELFEALGIAQPKGVLLYGPPGTGKTLLARAVAHHTDCTFIRVSGSELVQKFIGEGARMVRELFVMAREHAPSIIFMDEIDSIGSSRLEGGSGGDSEVQRTMLELLNQLDGFEATKNIKVIMATNRIDILDSALLRPGRIDRKIEFPPPNEEARLDILKIHSRKMNLTRGINLRKIAELMPGASGAEVKGVCTEAGMYALRERRVHVTQEDFEMAVAKVMQKDSEKNMSIKKLWK; encoded by the exons ATGGCACTAGACGGAATCAACCAT ATGGAGTTGGAGGACAGTAAAGGAGGCTCAGGTCTCCGGCAGTATTACCTGTCCAAAATCGAGGAGTTACAG CTGACCGTGAACGAGAAGAGCCAGAATCTCCGGCGTCTGCAGGCCCAGAGGAACGAGCTCAATGCTAAAG TGCGTCTGCTTCGTGAGGAGCTGCAGCTGCTGCAGGAACAGGGCTCGTACGTGGGCGAGGTGGTCCGAGCCATGGACAAGAAGAAAGTGCTGGTGAAG GTTCACCCCGAGGGGAAATTCGTGGTGGACGTGGATAAGAACATCGACATTAACGAC GTGACCCCGAACTGCCGGGTAGCGCTGCGTAACGACAGCTACACACTGCACAAGATCCTCCCCAACAAGGTGGACCCTCTGGTGTCGCTCATGATGGTTGAGAAG GTGCCTGACTCTACCTATGAGATGATCGGTGGTCTGGACAAGCAGATCAAAGAGATCAAGGAGGTGATCGAGCTGCCCGTCAAGCACCCAGAGCTCTTCGAGGCCCTCGGAATCGCACAGCCGAAG GGGGTGCTGCTGTACGGCCCTCCCGGTACCGGGAAGACGCTGCTGGCCCGAGCCGTGGCTCACCACACCGACTGCACCTTCATCCGCGTGTCCGGCTCCGAGCTCGTGCAGAAGTTCATCGGAGAGG GCGCGCGAATGGTGCGTGAGCTCTTCGTGATGGCACGTGAGCATGCGCCATCCATCATCTTCATGGACGAGATCGACTCCATCGGCTCCTCGCGTCTCGAGGGAGGCTCCGGCGGAGACAGCGAGGTGCAGCGCACCATGCTCGAGCTCCTCAACCAGCTCGACGGCTTCGAGGCCACCAAGAACATCAAG GTCATCATGGCCACCAACCGCATAGACATCCTCGACTCGGCTCTGCTCCGGCCCGGACGCATCGACCGGAAGATCGAGTTCCCTCCTCCCAACGAGGAG GCCCGTCTGGACATCCTGAAGATCCATTCGCGCAAAATGAATCTGACGCGTGGCATCAACCTTCGCAAAATCGCTGAGCTCATGCCAGGGGCATCGGGTGCTGAGGTTAAG GGCGTTTGTACAGAAGCCGGCATGTACGCCCTGCGAGAGAGGAGGGTCCACGTCACCCAGGAAGATTTCGAGATGGCTGTCGCGAAG GTGATGCAGAAGGACAGCGAGAAGAACATGTCTATCAAGAAGCTCTGGAAGTAG
- the smarcd2 gene encoding SWI/SNF-related matrix-associated actin-dependent regulator of chromatin subfamily D member 2, which produces MASRAAFPATPGAPVMNPGMNSPGHPRMAAMNPAYRAMPNPANQYPRPGVPPGRNMPMGGMGSMGSPMPGPSYGGTMTVRPGMPQTAMDPARKRLLQQQHQQQAGGMMGPRRGLKRRKMADKVLPQRIRDLVPESQAYMDLLAFERKLDQTIARKRMEIQEAIKKPITQKRKLRIYISNTCTPAKPEGEESEKVASWELRVEGKLLEDPGKQKRKFSSFFKSLVIELDKELYGPDNHLVEWHRMPTTQETDGFQVKRPGDVSVKCTLLLMLDHQPPQYKLDPRLARLLGVHTQTRASIMQALWLYIKNNKLQDCHEKEYINCNRYFRQIFTCSRMRFSEIPMKLAGLLQLPDPIVINHVISVDPNDQKKTACFDIDVEVDDPLKSQMSSFLSSTTNQQEIAALEMKIHETIESINQLKTQRDFMLSFSNNPQDFIQDWLKSQSRDLKLMTDTAGNPEEERRSEFYQAPWIQEAVGRYVFSKVQQRRQELEQVLGIRLT; this is translated from the exons ATGGCGTCCAGAGCGGCGTTCCCTGCTACACCGGGCGCCCCGGTGATGAATCCCGGGATGAACTCTCCCGGCCACCCGCGGATGGCAGCGATGAATCCGGCCTACCGAGCAATGCCCAACCCGGCTAACCAGTATCCG cGTCCTGGTGTCCCTCCTGGCCGTAACATGCCCATGGGAGGGATGGGTTCCATGGGTTCGCCGATGCCCGGGCCGTCGTACGGCGGCACCATGACCGTTCGTCCCGGCATGCCCCAAACCGCCATGGACCCGGCGCGCAAGAGACTCCTGCAGCAACAGCATCAGCAGCAGGCGGGGGGGATGATGGGACCTCGGAGAGG GCTGAAACGGCGCAAAATGGCCGACAAAGTTCTACCCCAGAGG ATCCGGGACCTGGTTCCTGAGTCTCAGGCCTACATGGACCTTCTGGCATTTGAGAGGAAGCTGGACCAAACCATTGCTCGCAAGCGCATGGAGATCCAGGAGGCCATCAAGAAGCCCATCACG CAAAAGCGTAAGCTGAGGATCTACATCTCAAACACCTGCACACCTGCCAAACCTGAGGGGGAGGAGTCAGAGAAAGTGGCATCATGGGAGCTCAGAGTGGAGGGCAAACTCCTGGAGGAT CCTGggaaacagaaaagaaagtttTCTTCCTTCTTCAAAAGTCTGGTCATTGAGCTGGATAAGGAGCTGTATGGTCCAGACAACCACCTGGTGGAG TGGCACAGGATGCCCACCACTCAGGAGACGGACGGCTTTCAGGTGAAGCGGCCCGGAGACGTGAGTGTGAAGTGCACACTGTTGCTCATGCTGGACCATCAG ccgCCGCAGTACAAACTGGACCCACGGTTAGCACGTCTCCTGGGTGTCCACACGCAGACCCGAGCCAGCATCATGCAGGCGCTCTGGCTCTACATCAAAAACAACAAGCTGCAGGACTGCCACGAGAAAGAATACATCAACTGCAACCGCTACTTCCGACAG ATCTTCACCTGCTCCAGAATGAGGTTCTCAGAGATCCCCATGAAGCTGGCGGGACTCCTGCAGCTCCCGGATCCCATCGTCATCAACCACGTCATCAG CGTGGACCCTAACGACCAAAAGAAGACGGCGTGCTTCGACATCGACGTAGAAGTGGACGATCCGCTGAAGAGCCAGATGAGCAGCTTCCTGTCCTCCACCACCAACCAGCAGGAAATCGCAGCCCTGGAGATGAAG ATCCATGAGACCATTGAGTCGATAAACCAGCTGAAAACGCAGCGGGACTTCATGCTGAGCTTCAGCAACAACCCCCAGGACTTCATCCAGGACTGGCTCAAGTCTCAGAGCCGAGACCTCAAG CTGATGACTGACACTGCCGGGAACccggaggaggagaggaggagcgAGTTCTACCAGGCTCCCTGGATCCAGGAGGCCGTGGGCCGCTACGTATTCTCCAAG GTCCAGCAGAGGAGACAGGAGCTGGAGCAGGTCCTCGGTATCCGCCTCACCTAA